The window ttttaattgaaaaacacattttaaaaataagttacggcaaagatgtaacaattatgaatctaatacgatcatttatattcttctgctttcataagtaatagttttatatttttataaagcgtttttcaattaaaagacatgtcaagatcgcttaccttcttgcaagttctttctaatgctaaaaaaaacgaactatagatgatTTATGTTGTgcaagttgtatactttccattgaaacttatttcgttcgtcagacaaatcggtgaaatttgccgaaaaaatttttttttcaaaaaggtattaaaaatagccttgaccatatttctttaggcaacccgttttatttatgttctggaacatattttctttcatattttcatagtttcatccgtcagacagattggtgaaggtcgaccataTAATATGTGGGATCTTAGACCATTGGTCCAGCGCCTGATGATTTGCTTATtacaacatatatatatataagtatgtttgTTATTTGTTGGTTGGTTcaataactattattatttatggtaTATTTTACGTATCTAAAAGTTTTCTTATTCTGTTCTAGACAAATGAATTTAATGTGTTTTTTGGGGACGTAGTCTACCACAGTTTAGATTATCATCAAGGTAAAATGGAAGAGGAGATAAAAACTTCATTTGGCCTCAAAAAATCCCCTTCAGACGTACCAACAACCACTTTTAAAACAGAGTAAGTTTTAAGAAATGGTGGAACAgctggcctagccaaggtgacaatcgctatcgcttcgacaacgaaacgctttgtgtctctctatatctcttccatataagtgtgacagtgacagttgcgtttcgatcgctacggagcgtaagcgattggcatgttggctacgcggcctgttcttATTTTAAGAAGAAGACATTCCAGACCTTACAGTATGAATAAATAGTATCTTTCCTCTAGCTAGGTGGTCTTTCTGAAGTTATGCATGTCTAAAGTTTAGGTATAGACCACCTAGAGAGTTGTAACCATATTCTAGGTTCTCTAAAGGTAGTCAGCATAAATAAAGAgtatatatacttacatatatatagtTTATTTGAATCTAAAGTTTATAGTCAGTcaatgaaaagtctgcagcggaattgatagcccacgcagtgcacgtgttattttaaacgtcaaacttctatgaaattatgccgtataaatgacacttgcactgcgtgcagacttttcttggtccgactctatagaCCACGTTTTgggttaagccccctccagactatgtgcgtgaatcgcggcgcgacgtcgcggagcgaacatatcgcgaagttgacgtatgactccacattcgcacacttcacggcgatttcgcagtttggtttgcggcaatatggcggaaaagcatcagctgatcgagtttaactgttagttatctatggcatcatacgtgatcgATTTAGCTGTTtattccattttgttttattgtaaaaccgtaaaatatagctgcttaatataatataatcataatagaattagtatttatcttgccacagaggagccaaaatatcgtgtaatgtggagtcttgcaagttcgcgcttcgcgtctcctttgacgcgggccgaaataccaacaaaaaacggagaacaaggcgcgaaagcgtgaacattctgcgaaatcgacgccacacttgcgttcgcggcttcgcccgcgattcacgcgcatagtctggaggggccTTTAGGGTTGTATTCACTCCCAGGTTCTAGAtggtctagagttagaccaggaaaagtctgcaacgattttgatagcacaagcagtgcaaatgttattttaaacatcaaacttctatgaaattatgatgtataaacagttgtataaatgacacttgcactgcggatgctaatatcaaaatcgttgcaaatttttcttggtctaactctatccatCTTCTAGGATGTATATAGGTGGTTTAtctaataccgggtgtggcctgtaacataagcaaataattaaaacacagattatactcctcaaacggtgacacttttgttcaacaactttcaaaaattgtgaagtatttagactccctatttttcatacaaaataaatattgtcttcaatggacgccatcgccacgccatatcattgtgattgacgttgcttgtcaagccttaaacaaaacaaaattcgcaatacattgcgtctttgaataacctttaaagtgtattaaaaatcaaagtacaagttattttcaaaagtcgttgaacaaatgttgatcagtatgaggagtacagcctacagttaaattttttgctcatattacaggccacacccggtatataataagtatataaataaataaaaggccCATTTGAATTGTGTGGACTGATTTTAATAATGATGTCGACTTTCTAGATCAACCACCGTTTGCATCCCTGGGGAATCTGGGAAAAAAACCTGTCCACCACCGGAGGAGAGTTCCACGATTCCGGCCAGCCGCCAATTgttgtacgagtaggtatagaataaaattaatactaaaaagtTTGGCATTTTATGTTTTCGTACAAGCTTTtatggctgactgtacttttctttccacaggccaCTAAAACTCATGTAGACAATTTTAACAACTCCaaatactatatatatatatatatatattagtttACTTTGTTATATCACAACTAAATTTCAGCTCAGAATCAGAAATCGTTAAGTGGGTCAATGTCAATACCGCAGCAGagcagagggtctaccgcgaacacgttcgacgtgttgcctccctgtcccacttacgtacgaatttacaagtggaacagaaaggcaacacgtcgaacgtgcttCGCGGTAGGCGCTCAGGGGCCTTATTCGAGATGTACAGCTGTCAGATTTCGGATCCACATCAAATCAACTCTTGATTTAATCGCATGTTGATTCTATCAAGTTTTGATTCGATTTGATCAACTGTggatatcatttggtacaaccaaaactcagcTCTGAACTCGGGGTGGTTccggtttggtttggttgtcacctaactgtggattgctaatgtcaaattttgacagctGCACGTATTCGACAACTCACaattgaccgtagttatgcagaaaacgaccaactcaatttttttatcaatacagAAAGCGACCACAGCTACTGTgtttagggtgtaagtcactttgacaaaaataaaaagttggtcgctttctacagaactacggtcaatttatcccacatcaacgggagatcaacttGATTTGATACGTAAATTATCGCTCGCTAGTCGAATAGGGGACCAGTATATTAATGTCGCAactgtaaagccccctccagactcgTGCGCtaatcgcggcttcgcccgcgattcacgcgcatagtctggagggggcttaatgtAGCTGTGTAATCGGATTGTCAACACAATTATGTGATTGATTGATTggcaaattataataaaaatattgtcaaTAATGTTGATATCGAGAGAGGATAATGGGGACTACTTTTGTATGGAATTTAAACGTAAACCACGGGTCGGTCGTCCACTTTCCTCTTAAGCGACctgcagcggtatcatggtcacGTTTTTATCACGTGTCATGACATGCGTCGCTTTCGCActcacatacttgttagaacatGACAGGCATGTTGACAGATGATAAATAGCCGGCCATCTTAGCTCTTCTGACCTCAACTCTATGGTTTATTACAGAGCCAAAGCCCGTATTCTTAAATCAAAATTGAGCGGGCGCCGTCAAGCTGGCGCGAAGGCGATCGAGCAGTCGCTGCTGAAAGTTAAGCACATCGACGAATATCCCCAGCTGGGCTCTCAGCTGACGGCGGAGGAGCGGAACTACTATAAGAGCCTAGCATTCGAATACGCTGGGTATTTAACATATGATTAGGGATGTACCaaactatagaccgaccgcttaaatgagtcctcgcctgcgcggtacgggggcgacggggtaggacgaccaAGGGTGGCGGGTAAGGTGCgcgcggcaggcgtacggccgTACCGCGCAGGTGAGGACtcattttgataaaattttaaCAACGAATTACCTAATATGCATTACCTAGCGATGTGACGAGTTCACTTTTTTTCAtttcgaatcattcgaatcgattcggccactgatccgagttgaaattcgagttgactcgactcgacggtttgcgtggttcgcgacaaggtcacggaCCGTGGAGCCGCAAACTTAGTTGAGACGgcgagtcaagcggcagttgttgtaaacagaaccttcagggCACCGAATTAagaggtttatttttcaatggccatactagcagtgaactcgactcgggatggcgaatcaagcggcagttgttgtaataagaaccttcgggctacggaattaaggtttatttttgaatggtcatAGTACCAGTCAACTCGGTATGAGacggcgaatcaagcggcagttgttgtaaaaagaaccttcgggctcccgaattaaggtttatttttgaatggccttagtAGCAGTGTGATAGCGTTGAatcggctcggagagttggcgaattggcgattcattcgccgagttagcggatcggataccaagttaccagtcagtttagtggccgagttgattcggattgccaatagtcttgattcgaatcaactcatctgtaggttgcttcggattattcgaattcgactcgcccatcgctagCATTACTATTTCATCACTCACAAAACTTCAGGAATCATCTATCACCAACCACCAAATATTTTTCTGACGCAATAGGCAACGATCTAGATGCCGTTTcaatgtaaggtaaacgtactagtgctcgacatgctaatgcccaatagatgacaccttgctgtcatctCTACATATTGAAAATGAGTAATgatttaagtttcaagatgacatgtactaggACCGCGACGAGCATAAATAGTAGGTACGTTTACGTTATCTGACTTGTAGTAAGCTTCTTGATACAACCGAATATGACCATTTTAATGAATATAAACTGTATATACTGCACATTTccattg of the Cydia fagiglandana chromosome 17, ilCydFagi1.1, whole genome shotgun sequence genome contains:
- the LOC134672972 gene encoding uncharacterized protein LOC134672972 isoform X1, producing MYHFDLCLFCIIAAIINAVDNKKYDIEEESKNAYGMDLQNVLRQFRRSDDYVKILKMRTNEFNVFFGDVVYHSLDYHQGKMEEEIKTSFGLKKSPSDVPTTTFKTESTTVCIPGESGKKTCPPPEESSTIPASRQLLYEAKARILKSKLSGRRQAGAKAIEQSLLKVKHIDEYPQLGSQLTAEERNYYKSLAFEYAGETIHTTIRAFGAEPVDVHGSTQMNAEGTTSTQHMLRHIAGAKKMLVMLGSTTNEARKSQQVTKRYLMVPKKVYP
- the LOC134672972 gene encoding uncharacterized protein LOC134672972 isoform X2, with the protein product MYHFDLCLFCIIAAIINAVDNKKYDIEEESKNAYGMDLQNVLRQFRRSDDYVKILKMRTNEFNVFFGDVVYHSLDYHQGKMEEEIKTSFGLKKSPSDVPTTTFKTESTTVCIPGESGKKTCPPPEESSTIPASRQLLYEAKARILKSKLSGRRQAGAKAIEQSLLKVKHIDEYPQLGSQLTAEERNYYKSLAFEYAGETIHTTIRAFGAEPVDVHGSTQMNAEGTTSTQHMLRHIVSWGQENASDARINNK